The Yoonia sp. SS1-5 genome contains a region encoding:
- a CDS encoding glycosyltransferase family 61 protein — MLENAADRWEVAPGATRHTPPAIFLPDQIDRIADTEFSPPAEVIRAFEGGYDTTEAPTVGYRLRHVDLADGVLYAKGRERHLRARSSRSLSYRKPTAAMNAVMYESWIGNRWFGTWLRQDCLTHFLTEGLGTVVTTSPTPSGHVPRYEELLGMAPQRVQSMHFDELILFEDLPNNSAKADRARQLRARLLDGRDVKPLPGVFIVRGRSGDARVLENELEIAQQLADTYGFHILDPAKATVDEIAETCGEAAIIAGIEGSHLAHGLATMPGHATLLVIQPPDRVVATLKMVTDRQDQRYAFVVGQGTQDGFQVNWDDLQRTIDLLDKSAKRPT, encoded by the coding sequence TTGCTGGAAAACGCCGCTGATCGGTGGGAGGTCGCACCCGGCGCCACCCGGCATACCCCACCCGCGATTTTCCTGCCCGATCAGATCGACCGGATCGCTGATACAGAATTTTCGCCCCCGGCCGAGGTCATCCGCGCCTTTGAAGGTGGCTACGACACGACCGAAGCCCCCACGGTGGGATATCGGCTGCGTCACGTGGATCTGGCGGATGGGGTTCTCTATGCAAAGGGCCGTGAACGCCATCTGCGCGCCCGCTCTTCGCGATCCTTGTCCTACCGCAAACCCACAGCCGCGATGAATGCGGTCATGTATGAAAGCTGGATCGGCAATCGCTGGTTCGGGACATGGCTGCGGCAGGATTGCCTGACGCATTTTCTGACCGAAGGGCTCGGCACAGTGGTGACGACATCGCCCACGCCATCAGGGCATGTTCCCCGATACGAAGAGTTGCTTGGCATGGCGCCGCAGCGCGTTCAAAGCATGCATTTTGACGAATTGATCCTGTTCGAGGATTTGCCCAACAACAGCGCCAAGGCCGACCGTGCGCGCCAATTGCGGGCCCGTTTGCTGGACGGTCGGGACGTCAAACCGCTACCCGGGGTGTTTATCGTACGTGGCCGGTCCGGCGATGCGCGGGTTCTGGAAAACGAACTTGAGATCGCGCAACAGCTGGCCGACACATATGGCTTTCATATCCTTGACCCGGCCAAGGCCACCGTTGATGAAATCGCCGAAACCTGTGGTGAGGCCGCGATCATCGCCGGGATCGAGGGAAGCCACCTGGCCCATGGTCTGGCCACCATGCCCGGGCATGCGACGCTACTGGTTATTCAGCCCCCCGACCGGGTTGTTGCCACGCTTAAAATGGTGACGGATCGGCAGGATCAACGTTATGCCTTTGTGGTCGGTCAAGGGACGCAGGACGGTTTTCAGGTGAACTGGGACGATCTGCAACGCACCATTGATTTGCTGGATAAATCAGCAAAACGCCCGACTTGA
- a CDS encoding ABC transporter ATP-binding protein: MIKTYGKVLSLFNASEKRTFYLLMVMMVFVAFAEVVGISSVLMFLNLLASPETVQDSTFFGGLYDFFGFETTYAFLIFMAFVVFAVVLLSVMIKALSTYAIIRFATMRGYSLAYRLLRIYLGQPYSWFLTKNSAEIAKNVLREMDYLVFTVIIPSLKIISGTISVLAIVCFLVVVDPFVSILSAGLLVGSYALLYRGLRRIIQQAGKRILEAIDQKYRIVGEATGGFKQVKLQGLENSYIQQFKGPAYDHARFAARNQSLAELPRFALEALTFGIMLTLILTLLLRSSGDLVAIVPTLGIFAFSVVRILPAIQQIYHSLVSVRGGSELLDHLIAETGTTLPDDVSFDEEVSKDTLPLATSLDLEDVSFGYDQAQRQAMDGLSMHIDARTTIGIVGGTGAGKTTLIDLILGLLTPQEGRMIVDGVEITDDNRRHWQNTIGYVPQDIFLVDDTIAQNVAFGVPPDQIDMEAVEKAAKTAALHDFVMEELPEKYQTEVGERGIRLSGGQRQRIGIARALYTNPSLLIMDEATSALDNVTERVVMEAVHNIRADKTVIMIAHRLTTVKECDQIFLLQHGKVVSSGTYDKLVAENATFREMAEGV, encoded by the coding sequence ATGATTAAGACATATGGCAAGGTTCTTTCGCTCTTCAACGCGAGTGAAAAGCGCACATTCTACCTCTTGATGGTCATGATGGTGTTTGTGGCATTCGCCGAAGTTGTCGGCATATCGTCGGTCCTGATGTTCCTCAATCTGTTGGCCAGCCCCGAAACCGTGCAGGACAGCACGTTTTTTGGCGGGCTTTATGATTTCTTCGGGTTTGAGACGACCTATGCCTTCTTGATTTTCATGGCATTTGTCGTGTTTGCGGTTGTGCTGCTGAGTGTCATGATCAAAGCGCTGAGCACATATGCCATCATCCGCTTTGCCACGATGCGCGGCTATTCCCTCGCCTATCGCCTGTTGCGCATTTATCTGGGCCAGCCCTATAGCTGGTTTCTGACCAAGAACAGCGCCGAGATTGCCAAGAACGTCCTGCGTGAAATGGACTATCTGGTCTTTACGGTCATCATCCCGTCACTAAAGATTATCTCGGGTACAATCTCTGTTCTGGCGATTGTGTGCTTTCTTGTGGTGGTGGATCCGTTTGTGTCCATCCTGTCAGCGGGTTTGCTGGTTGGGTCTTATGCCCTGCTATACCGCGGATTGCGGCGCATCATTCAGCAGGCCGGCAAGCGCATTCTTGAAGCGATTGATCAAAAATACCGTATCGTTGGCGAGGCGACAGGTGGTTTCAAGCAGGTCAAGCTGCAAGGGTTGGAAAACAGCTATATTCAGCAATTCAAGGGTCCTGCCTATGATCACGCGCGCTTCGCCGCCCGCAATCAAAGCCTGGCCGAGCTGCCTAGATTTGCGCTAGAGGCACTGACCTTCGGGATCATGCTGACGCTGATCCTGACCCTTTTGTTGCGCAGCAGCGGTGATTTGGTCGCCATCGTGCCGACCCTTGGGATTTTTGCATTTTCCGTTGTCCGCATCCTGCCCGCCATCCAGCAGATTTATCATAGTCTGGTTTCCGTGCGAGGCGGGTCAGAACTGCTCGACCATTTGATCGCCGAGACTGGCACCACCTTGCCCGATGACGTTTCATTTGATGAAGAGGTCAGCAAGGACACATTGCCGCTGGCGACGTCGCTGGATCTGGAAGATGTGTCTTTCGGCTATGATCAGGCGCAGCGTCAGGCAATGGATGGGCTGAGCATGCATATTGATGCCCGTACCACGATTGGCATCGTGGGCGGGACAGGCGCTGGCAAGACGACGTTGATCGACCTCATCCTGGGTCTGCTGACCCCGCAAGAGGGCCGTATGATCGTTGATGGGGTCGAGATCACCGACGATAATCGGCGTCATTGGCAAAATACCATTGGCTATGTCCCGCAAGATATTTTCCTGGTGGATGATACGATTGCACAAAATGTTGCCTTTGGTGTGCCGCCCGATCAGATCGACATGGAGGCCGTCGAAAAGGCAGCCAAAACCGCAGCCTTGCATGATTTTGTGATGGAAGAGCTGCCCGAGAAGTATCAAACCGAGGTCGGCGAACGGGGTATCCGTCTTTCGGGTGGTCAGCGCCAGCGGATCGGTATCGCCCGTGCGCTCTATACCAATCCCAGCCTGCTGATCATGGATGAGGCGACATCTGCATTGGACAACGTGACAGAGCGGGTCGTGATGGAAGCGGTCCACAACATCCGGGCCGACAAGACCGTCATCATGATCGCGCACCGCCTGACGACGGTGAAGGAATGCGACCAGATTTTCCTGCTGCAGCACGGCAAGGTCGTCTCATCAGGGACTTATGACAAGCTTGTCGCCGAAAACGCCACATTCCGTGAAATGGCCGAAGGCGTCTAG
- a CDS encoding PA14 domain-containing protein has protein sequence MRRVHDPRFEVPVFGTGFYAEYFVLPTSVESLDEIDFDASPDMAANVQSLDHFWDFGTFWDGGATDLFAARYSGELDVETAGTYTFSLNSDDGSALYIDGELVIGNDGLHAAEEVQATVELTAGSHDIEIRYFEAYGAQTLRLMWETPDAPGSMTLIDGDDVSYNNSAAPADDDVADAPADDASDDTPVDDTPADDTPADDGGQPADDTPNGDAPDAGLEVDFFVINKRSKNPFNVDFDRTPDRTEVIDNVDFTSWQNPIWRDGWSSFFGARMSGNLHVEEGGEYIFFLTADDASSLYINGERLIDFKKLYWITSNSVTIDLEAGVHDIELRYVEKRGSQNLTLEWKGPDSDGVRAVIGADHFSHGEVPAAPVPDQGDTAGDDADGDIPDNGDTDGGASQDDGGHGGGGDTDGGDTDGGMDHGDGDHGDMGGDDTDGGDTDGGMDHGDGDHGDMGGGDTDGGDTDGGMDHGDGDHGDMGGGDTDGGDTDGGMDHGDGDYGDMGGGDTDGGDTDGGMDHGDGDHGDMGGGDTDGGDTDGGMDHGDGDHGDMGGDDTDGGDTDGGMDHGDGDHGDMGGDDTDGGDTGGSGGHDDHGGHGGGDVDLPTTPAEIEAFVAAAMAEPEAHNHHTDSGMAMEHGQLLDLVPRAEATHIAVANGDWFDASTWYQGRIPDEGAQVLIPKGVSVTYGGESDESLFTVRVDGELSFATDTDSKMVVDTFVVSGDGRLEIGTAENPIDANVNVDIVIANNGDIDVSWDPTLLSRGLISHGEAEIHGAQKDSFLKVSEAPMRGDTTLDLAEIPDGWQVGDTIVITGTHKTGWQQWNAGHVESEDEEVTITAINGTEITFDRALEHDHDTPRDDLFAYVANTSRNVTISSEDGDASAVHHRGHVMFMHSDEVDVRYAAFDDLGRTDKSVEAFDVSALGSVSADSNVKGRYNFHFHRTGTEDQDDPAMAVGNSASGSPGWAFTHHSSNANFTDNVAFDAFGAGFAAESGDETGIWLRNMAIRSEGVGPGDWAAKFQGDVDRVDTGRTGDGFFFAGRLVEAAENVAVNTTNGFVWMHRGAGADPLSIGLDHSEIAYGDETMAVNLTPIQGFRDNEAFGTHTGLMVIKDNAAQQQHEIRSLFDGFLNWETAEGVNISYTAHYTLKDFDLIAARDEVPWFTSTGVEIGAMAFDMVFNGIQMEGFSVGANLEQQFFRAVSDEDVDHIFIDMELNGVGRDFIGYNGARHHVLTSADLTPGQLSLDHTGDTTLSEGEDFSLGGIKTDSIGTREREYDGDPLNLQFADEIAQILTTDGYYKTQNGDNVVIIEDFIVDRATGEVQKFAHVVTLDMTDQQLQNSWALNNYFNGVVFAGNITVGGSAPTTRDDSASTQMDQAVVIDAIANDFDRDGDELRVDGFMDPAHGDVYMQEDGQLLYQPNIGYTGTDSFRYWAADDEGNFVDATVTVEIL, from the coding sequence ATGAGAAGAGTTCACGATCCCAGGTTCGAGGTTCCGGTTTTTGGAACCGGTTTCTATGCAGAGTATTTTGTTCTTCCGACCAGCGTTGAAAGTCTCGACGAAATTGACTTTGACGCGTCACCCGACATGGCAGCGAATGTGCAATCTCTGGATCATTTCTGGGATTTTGGCACCTTCTGGGACGGGGGCGCGACCGATCTTTTCGCGGCGCGTTACAGTGGCGAGCTGGATGTCGAAACTGCTGGCACCTACACGTTTTCGCTCAATTCCGATGATGGTTCCGCACTGTACATAGATGGCGAGCTGGTGATCGGAAACGATGGCCTGCACGCCGCCGAGGAAGTTCAGGCGACCGTCGAATTGACCGCGGGATCGCATGATATCGAAATCCGGTATTTCGAAGCATATGGCGCGCAGACATTGCGCCTGATGTGGGAAACGCCCGACGCGCCGGGCAGCATGACCCTGATTGATGGCGACGACGTTAGCTATAACAACAGCGCTGCACCTGCTGACGACGATGTCGCAGATGCGCCTGCTGACGATGCGTCTGATGACACACCCGTTGACGACACCCCGGCAGATGACACCCCTGCTGACGACGGTGGGCAGCCGGCCGATGATACGCCGAATGGCGACGCACCCGATGCTGGTCTTGAGGTAGACTTCTTCGTTATCAACAAGCGCTCCAAAAATCCATTTAATGTGGATTTTGATCGTACACCTGATCGGACAGAAGTGATCGACAATGTCGATTTCACCAGCTGGCAGAACCCGATTTGGCGCGACGGCTGGTCGTCATTCTTTGGCGCACGGATGTCGGGCAATCTTCATGTTGAAGAGGGCGGCGAGTACATTTTCTTCCTGACCGCTGATGATGCCTCAAGCCTTTACATCAATGGCGAACGTCTGATCGACTTCAAGAAATTGTATTGGATCACGTCAAACTCGGTCACGATCGACCTTGAGGCTGGCGTGCACGATATCGAATTGCGTTATGTCGAAAAGCGCGGCTCGCAAAACCTGACCCTGGAATGGAAGGGTCCCGATAGCGATGGCGTTCGTGCCGTTATCGGTGCCGATCATTTCAGCCATGGCGAAGTGCCTGCGGCCCCCGTACCCGATCAGGGCGACACTGCGGGTGACGATGCCGATGGTGATATTCCCGACAACGGTGACACCGATGGTGGGGCAAGCCAGGATGATGGCGGCCACGGCGGCGGTGGTGATACTGACGGTGGTGATACTGACGGCGGCATGGACCACGGCGACGGCGACCATGGCGACATGGGTGGCGATGATACCGACGGTGGCGACACTGACGGCGGTATGGACCACGGCGATGGCGACCACGGCGACATGGGCGGCGGCGATACCGACGGTGGCGACACTGACGGCGGTATGGACCACGGCGATGGCGACCACGGCGACATGGGTGGCGGCGATACCGACGGTGGCGACACTGACGGCGGTATGGACCACGGCGATGGCGACTATGGCGACATGGGTGGCGGCGATACCGACGGTGGCGACACTGACGGCGGTATGGACCACGGCGATGGCGACCACGGCGACATGGGTGGCGGCGATACCGACGGTGGCGACACTGACGGCGGTATGGACCACGGCGATGGCGACCATGGCGATATGGGCGGCGACGATACCGATGGTGGCGACACTGACGGCGGTATGGACCACGGCGATGGCGACCATGGCGATATGGGCGGCGATGATACCGACGGTGGCGACACTGGTGGGAGTGGCGGCCATGATGACCATGGCGGGCACGGCGGCGGTGATGTCGACTTGCCAACCACGCCTGCCGAGATCGAAGCCTTTGTCGCGGCAGCAATGGCAGAGCCTGAGGCACACAATCATCACACCGATTCCGGCATGGCGATGGAACATGGTCAGCTGCTTGATCTTGTCCCACGTGCCGAGGCCACACATATCGCGGTTGCGAATGGCGACTGGTTTGATGCCAGTACATGGTATCAAGGGCGCATTCCTGATGAGGGTGCACAAGTACTGATCCCGAAAGGTGTTTCGGTCACTTATGGCGGTGAAAGCGACGAATCGCTGTTTACCGTGCGCGTTGACGGCGAACTGTCTTTTGCGACCGACACTGACAGCAAGATGGTTGTTGATACATTTGTTGTTTCCGGCGATGGCCGGTTGGAAATTGGGACTGCAGAGAACCCAATTGATGCAAATGTGAATGTCGACATCGTCATTGCCAATAACGGCGATATTGACGTCAGCTGGGATCCGACATTGCTGTCTCGCGGGTTGATCTCGCACGGCGAGGCGGAAATCCACGGCGCGCAAAAGGACTCTTTCCTGAAAGTGTCCGAGGCGCCGATGCGTGGCGACACAACGCTTGATCTGGCCGAAATCCCGGATGGTTGGCAGGTTGGCGACACAATTGTGATCACCGGGACACACAAGACCGGTTGGCAACAGTGGAATGCCGGGCATGTCGAAAGCGAAGATGAAGAGGTGACGATCACCGCCATCAACGGCACCGAGATCACCTTTGACCGCGCGCTTGAACATGACCATGACACACCACGTGACGACCTGTTTGCCTATGTGGCCAACACCAGCCGGAACGTGACAATCTCTAGCGAAGATGGTGATGCGTCAGCGGTGCATCATCGTGGGCATGTCATGTTCATGCACAGTGACGAGGTTGATGTGCGCTATGCGGCATTTGATGATCTGGGACGGACCGATAAATCGGTCGAGGCCTTTGATGTCAGTGCCCTGGGCTCTGTTTCTGCTGACAGCAACGTGAAGGGGCGGTATAACTTCCACTTCCACCGGACCGGCACCGAGGATCAGGACGATCCGGCAATGGCGGTTGGCAACTCTGCAAGTGGCAGCCCGGGTTGGGCATTCACGCATCACTCGTCCAACGCCAATTTCACGGACAACGTCGCGTTTGATGCCTTTGGTGCAGGTTTCGCTGCCGAAAGCGGCGACGAAACAGGTATCTGGCTGCGTAACATGGCGATCCGGTCCGAAGGCGTTGGCCCGGGCGACTGGGCGGCCAAGTTCCAGGGTGATGTGGACCGTGTGGATACCGGTCGGACCGGCGATGGCTTCTTCTTTGCAGGACGTTTGGTTGAGGCGGCAGAAAACGTCGCGGTCAACACCACAAACGGTTTTGTCTGGATGCATCGTGGGGCCGGGGCTGATCCGCTGAGCATTGGTCTTGATCATTCCGAGATCGCCTATGGCGACGAAACCATGGCGGTGAACCTGACGCCGATCCAGGGTTTCCGGGACAATGAGGCGTTTGGCACCCATACCGGGTTGATGGTTATCAAGGATAACGCGGCGCAACAGCAGCACGAGATCCGCTCTCTCTTTGACGGTTTCCTTAACTGGGAAACCGCGGAAGGTGTGAATATCAGCTACACTGCGCACTACACGCTGAAAGACTTTGACCTGATCGCAGCACGCGATGAAGTGCCATGGTTTACCAGCACCGGGGTTGAGATCGGCGCGATGGCCTTTGACATGGTGTTTAACGGCATCCAGATGGAAGGTTTCAGCGTTGGCGCAAATCTGGAACAGCAATTCTTCCGTGCTGTGTCGGATGAGGATGTTGACCACATCTTCATTGATATGGAACTGAACGGCGTTGGACGTGACTTTATCGGTTACAATGGTGCACGCCATCACGTACTGACATCCGCTGATTTGACGCCTGGACAACTGAGCCTGGATCACACCGGTGATACAACCCTGAGTGAGGGCGAAGACTTTAGCCTGGGTGGTATCAAGACCGACTCGATCGGGACACGTGAACGCGAATATGATGGCGATCCGCTGAACCTGCAATTTGCCGATGAGATTGCGCAAATTCTGACAACGGATGGGTATTATAAGACCCAGAACGGTGACAACGTTGTCATTATCGAGGACTTCATCGTGGATCGCGCTACCGGCGAGGTGCAAAAATTCGCGCATGTGGTGACGCTGGATATGACGGATCAGCAGTTGCAGAACAGCTGGGCCCTGAACAACTACTTCAATGGCGTGGTCTTTGCAGGGAACATCACCGTTGGCGGCTCTGCGCCGACAACGCGCGATGATAGCGCCTCCACCCAGATGGATCAGGCTGTTGTGATTGATGCGATCGCAAACGACTTTGATCGGGATGGTGACGAGCTGCGGGTTGATGGGTTCATGGATCCGGCACATGGCGACGTCTACATGCAGGAAGACGGTCAATTGCTGTATCAGCCAAACATTGGCTATACCGGCACCGACAGTTTCCGCTATTGGGCCGCCGATGACGAAGGCAACTTCGTTGACGCAACTGTCACGGTCGAGATCCTGTAA
- a CDS encoding AMP-binding protein has protein sequence MADNLPAKADKTALIDAKQRVSYAEMSAEADLVADYLTGIGVKAGDRIIVHLRKSIQEATAMFGAAKIGAVVVNVNTQWTAEQLGYVASDAGAAALITNAAALKNLTADKMPDGLLGVLVEGKVAALADGQQSWSALTPTGAGQEHHPAADALAMIIYTSGSTGMPKGVMLSHSNIRTGAMSVTEYLGLGEDDRLLSVLPYSFDAGLNQLTTMMLVGGSVVHQPVVMPTEVVKAIVQNGVTGFAGVPPLWNQVVRLLDKAPTELPTLRLITNTGGKIPPDILEKMPRVFPGVEIFLMYGLTEAFRSTFLPPSRFAAKMGSIGQAVPYAQVYIIQHGKGVAGPGEQGELVHAGPLVSMGYWQKPDLSADKIKPCPELADILGDAPVVYSGDLVRVDEDGDLWFVGRVDDMIKTSGFRLSPTEVEDLVSRSGMAADVVAYGVDDDDLGQVVHVALTGIGDFDQAALMAHCRKTMPHYMVPRVVYLWPGAMPRTASGKLDRPAIIAESKAQLQSGA, from the coding sequence ATGGCCGATAATCTGCCCGCCAAGGCGGATAAGACGGCGCTGATCGACGCAAAACAGCGCGTGAGCTATGCCGAAATGTCGGCCGAGGCTGATCTGGTCGCTGACTATCTGACCGGCATCGGGGTCAAGGCGGGCGACCGGATTATCGTTCACCTGCGCAAAAGCATTCAGGAAGCCACGGCAATGTTTGGCGCGGCCAAAATCGGCGCGGTCGTTGTCAACGTAAATACACAATGGACGGCCGAGCAACTGGGCTATGTCGCGTCCGATGCCGGCGCCGCCGCGTTGATCACCAACGCAGCAGCCCTGAAAAATCTGACCGCAGATAAGATGCCTGATGGTCTGCTGGGCGTGCTGGTCGAGGGTAAAGTCGCAGCACTGGCCGACGGCCAGCAATCATGGTCCGCCCTGACACCGACGGGCGCCGGTCAGGAACATCATCCGGCTGCGGATGCGCTGGCGATGATCATCTACACGTCCGGCTCTACCGGGATGCCCAAGGGCGTCATGCTGAGCCATAGCAACATCCGCACCGGCGCGATGTCGGTCACCGAATATCTGGGCCTTGGCGAAGATGATCGGCTGCTTTCCGTGCTGCCCTACAGCTTTGACGCGGGCCTCAATCAGCTGACCACCATGATGCTGGTTGGCGGCAGCGTGGTGCACCAACCCGTCGTCATGCCGACCGAGGTCGTCAAAGCGATCGTGCAAAATGGGGTAACCGGTTTCGCCGGCGTCCCGCCGCTTTGGAACCAGGTTGTCCGGCTTTTGGACAAGGCCCCCACGGAACTGCCCACATTGCGGTTGATCACAAATACGGGCGGCAAGATCCCACCTGACATCCTTGAAAAAATGCCGCGCGTCTTCCCCGGCGTCGAAATCTTCCTGATGTATGGGCTGACCGAAGCGTTCAGGTCCACCTTTTTGCCGCCATCTCGTTTTGCCGCCAAAATGGGGTCGATCGGGCAAGCGGTGCCTTATGCCCAGGTTTACATCATCCAGCACGGCAAAGGTGTTGCTGGTCCGGGCGAACAGGGTGAATTGGTGCATGCGGGGCCCCTGGTCAGCATGGGATACTGGCAGAAACCTGACCTGTCCGCAGACAAGATCAAACCATGCCCTGAACTGGCGGATATCCTGGGCGACGCGCCTGTTGTCTATAGCGGTGATCTGGTTCGCGTGGATGAAGACGGGGATCTTTGGTTTGTCGGCCGCGTGGATGACATGATCAAGACCAGCGGGTTCCGGTTAAGCCCGACAGAGGTTGAGGATCTGGTATCGCGCAGTGGCATGGCCGCGGATGTTGTGGCCTACGGCGTGGATGACGATGATCTGGGCCAGGTTGTGCATGTGGCACTGACAGGTATCGGCGATTTTGATCAGGCGGCCCTGATGGCGCATTGCCGCAAGACGATGCCCCATTACATGGTGCCCCGGGTCGTCTATCTTTGGCCTGGCGCAATGCCACGTACCGCCAGCGGGAAACTCGACCGCCCTGCAATTATTGCAGAATCAAAGGCCCAGCTTCAAAGTGGCGCCTGA
- a CDS encoding serine acetyltransferase → MFRVTKDDYIRHGRSLVEPAFVSLQVYRYGRWAIGIKNPVGRWVANKGYGLMKFFILNVTKVWIPPQVQIGEAFHIIHAEGSLSIHPNVVIGDRCGVMHNVTIGTNMGEKAPVIGDDVFIGVNSTILGNVRIGDRVHIGANTAVSTNVPSDSTVIGSPAKVFPRLAMFAAKKPAANDTDKDS, encoded by the coding sequence GTGTTTCGTGTGACAAAAGACGACTATATACGGCACGGCCGTTCCCTCGTTGAACCCGCATTTGTCTCGCTTCAGGTCTACCGCTATGGACGCTGGGCCATCGGGATCAAAAATCCCGTTGGGCGATGGGTCGCCAACAAGGGCTATGGTCTGATGAAATTCTTCATCCTGAATGTCACCAAGGTCTGGATCCCCCCGCAGGTACAGATCGGCGAGGCATTTCACATCATCCACGCCGAAGGGTCCCTGTCTATCCACCCAAATGTGGTGATCGGCGACCGGTGTGGCGTGATGCATAACGTCACAATTGGCACCAATATGGGCGAAAAGGCCCCGGTGATCGGTGATGATGTGTTCATCGGCGTGAACTCGACCATTCTGGGCAATGTGCGCATCGGGGACCGCGTGCATATTGGCGCAAATACGGCGGTATCCACCAACGTCCCATCGGATTCCACGGTGATTGGATCACCGGCAAAGGTCTTCCCGCGCCTGGCCATGTTCGCTGCCAAAAAACCCGCAGCGAATGACACGGACAAGGACAGCTGA
- a CDS encoding acyl carrier protein — protein MALTTDDLIAYLKNELNLEEDIDAETELFSSGMLDSVAMMNVIGFVEEKARIEVHPGDVTLENFDTVGRIVQLAESQA, from the coding sequence ATGGCCTTAACGACCGATGATTTGATCGCCTATCTCAAGAACGAACTGAACCTTGAAGAAGATATCGACGCCGAAACAGAATTGTTTTCCTCCGGCATGCTGGACTCTGTGGCCATGATGAACGTGATTGGTTTCGTCGAAGAAAAGGCCCGGATCGAGGTGCATCCGGGCGACGTCACGCTGGAAAATTTCGACACGGTCGGACGGATCGTGCAGCTAGCGGAAAGTCAGGCCTAG
- a CDS encoding type III PLP-dependent enzyme: MADLDARLAEAAATFGTPSYVYMTDAIEARLDEIRQTLGPWFSLSYAMKCNPNPGLLKWLAERVELVDVSSIGELRLGTEAGWTPAQASFTGPGKRNFEIAEAIATGVGELVVENLQEAETANRMAGEAGKIQHVLLRLSPISVPKGFGDHMAGRPSPFGIDIEDAPEILPQILALPHLQIVGLHIYSGTQCLKPDAICENYRNFMGVFRDICAAHDITPQKLVFGSGLGIPYHPGDTPLDLAEIAANVGPDLDAFRQEPPFKDTQLILELGRYLVGEAGYFLTSVVTIKDSRGQRIGICDGGMNNHLPASGHFGMVIHRNYKMHRVGGGDGEEKINLVGPLCTSIDRLANGVALPPLDVGDVVAVHSSGAYGPTASPVYFISHPAPCEILVESDAMTDISRDFGPGTR, encoded by the coding sequence ATGGCCGATCTCGACGCGCGACTGGCCGAGGCGGCGGCAACGTTTGGCACCCCGTCCTACGTCTACATGACGGATGCGATTGAGGCGCGCCTTGACGAAATCCGCCAGACACTCGGCCCGTGGTTCAGCCTGAGCTATGCAATGAAGTGCAACCCCAACCCGGGCCTTTTGAAATGGCTGGCCGAACGGGTTGAGCTTGTGGACGTGTCATCTATCGGCGAGCTGCGGCTTGGCACCGAGGCTGGCTGGACACCCGCGCAGGCCAGTTTTACCGGGCCGGGCAAACGCAATTTTGAAATCGCAGAAGCGATTGCAACCGGCGTCGGTGAATTGGTCGTCGAGAACCTACAAGAGGCGGAAACCGCCAATCGGATGGCTGGCGAGGCGGGTAAGATACAGCATGTCCTGCTGCGTCTTTCCCCTATTTCTGTACCAAAAGGGTTTGGCGATCACATGGCCGGGCGCCCCAGCCCTTTTGGGATTGATATCGAAGATGCGCCCGAGATATTGCCGCAAATTCTGGCGCTGCCGCATTTGCAAATCGTCGGATTGCATATCTACTCGGGGACGCAATGCCTCAAACCCGATGCCATCTGCGAAAATTATCGCAACTTCATGGGCGTCTTCCGCGATATCTGTGCGGCACATGATATCACGCCCCAAAAGCTGGTCTTTGGATCAGGTCTGGGCATCCCTTATCATCCGGGTGACACACCGCTTGATCTGGCTGAAATCGCTGCGAATGTCGGGCCCGACCTTGACGCATTTCGGCAGGAACCGCCCTTTAAAGACACCCAACTGATCCTGGAACTTGGCCGCTACCTTGTGGGCGAGGCAGGGTATTTCCTGACAAGCGTGGTCACAATCAAGGACTCGCGCGGGCAGCGGATCGGCATTTGCGATGGGGGCATGAATAACCACCTGCCCGCCTCTGGGCATTTCGGCATGGTGATCCATCGCAACTATAAAATGCACCGCGTCGGTGGCGGGGATGGCGAGGAAAAGATCAATCTGGTCGGCCCGCTTTGCACCTCTATTGACCGGTTGGCCAATGGCGTGGCCCTGCCCCCACTGGATGTCGGCGATGTGGTTGCGGTGCATTCAAGTGGCGCCTATGGCCCCACTGCCAGCCCGGTCTACTTCATCAGCCATCCGGCCCCGTGCGAAATCCTGGTCGAATCCGACGCGATGACCGACATTTCCCGGGATTTTGGACCCGGCACACGTTAA